The Rhabdothermincola sediminis genome window below encodes:
- a CDS encoding STAS domain-containing protein, with translation MLQIHVEDANSYTICRPIGELDAYTVGQFREALAELAAVPRLLIDLSEVPFMDSAGLGALIGGIRRAREADGEVTVACSRPTLTRLLHTTGFDRIVPVTETVDEAVDALLNPDADAT, from the coding sequence GTGCTCCAGATCCACGTCGAGGACGCGAACAGCTACACGATCTGTCGCCCCATCGGCGAGCTCGACGCCTACACCGTCGGCCAGTTCCGCGAGGCCCTGGCCGAACTGGCAGCGGTGCCTCGGCTGCTCATCGACCTCTCCGAGGTGCCCTTCATGGATTCCGCCGGCCTTGGCGCGCTCATCGGTGGCATCCGCCGGGCCCGCGAGGCCGACGGCGAGGTGACCGTCGCGTGCAGCCGCCCCACCCTCACTCGGCTGCTGCACACCACCGGCTTCGATCGCATCGTCCCCGTCACCGAGACCGTCGACGAGGCCGTCGACGCGTTGCTGAACCCCGACGCCGACGCCACCTGA
- a CDS encoding ArsA family ATPase encodes MSAAPLHLREQPRADLRALLTGNEIVVCTGSGGVGKTTTAAVMALEAAHLGLRACVVTIDPARRLANAMGLEGLTNTPTQVSGPWPGELWALMLDTKSTFDALVLKHAESPEQAENILNNRFYRNISGALSGTQEYMAMEKLYELHEDGRFELIVVDTPPTRNALDFLEAPRRLTRFLDHRLYRVLMAPTRGIVKAVNVAAQAFLRTVSKVVGGEVVRDAITFFQAFDGMEKGFRDRAARVLELLTHEETAFVLVTAPRADVVVEATFFAEKLGEAGIPVRALIVNRMHPRFSDASPEALRERARTWEGTALGGLYDNLADFTTVAAREEAHLAGLAERVAPAPVVRVPFLRSDVHDLDGLAEVARHLFPREGRLRA; translated from the coding sequence GTGAGCGCCGCGCCGCTCCACCTCCGCGAGCAACCACGGGCGGATCTGCGCGCCCTGCTCACGGGCAACGAGATCGTGGTCTGCACCGGCAGTGGTGGCGTCGGCAAGACCACCACCGCGGCGGTCATGGCTCTCGAAGCCGCGCACCTCGGGCTGCGGGCCTGCGTGGTCACCATCGATCCGGCACGCCGGCTGGCGAACGCCATGGGGCTCGAGGGGCTGACGAACACGCCGACCCAGGTGAGCGGCCCTTGGCCCGGCGAGCTGTGGGCGCTGATGCTCGACACCAAGAGCACCTTCGACGCCCTGGTGCTCAAGCACGCCGAGTCGCCCGAGCAGGCGGAGAACATCCTCAACAACCGCTTCTACCGCAACATCTCCGGGGCCCTGTCCGGCACGCAGGAGTACATGGCCATGGAGAAGCTCTACGAGCTGCACGAGGACGGCCGCTTCGAGCTGATCGTCGTCGACACCCCACCGACCCGCAACGCGCTCGACTTCCTCGAAGCGCCGAGGCGGCTGACGCGCTTCCTCGACCATCGGCTCTACCGGGTGCTCATGGCACCCACCCGCGGCATCGTGAAGGCGGTCAACGTGGCCGCGCAGGCGTTCCTGCGGACCGTCTCGAAGGTGGTGGGCGGCGAAGTGGTTCGCGACGCCATCACCTTCTTCCAAGCCTTCGACGGCATGGAGAAGGGGTTCCGGGACCGGGCGGCGAGGGTGTTGGAGCTGCTCACGCACGAGGAGACCGCCTTCGTGCTGGTCACCGCGCCCCGCGCCGACGTGGTCGTGGAGGCCACGTTCTTCGCCGAGAAGCTCGGGGAAGCGGGCATCCCGGTGCGGGCGCTGATCGTGAACCGGATGCACCCCCGGTTCAGCGACGCGTCCCCCGAGGCGCTGCGCGAGCGGGCACGCACCTGGGAGGGCACGGCGCTCGGCGGGCTCTACGACAACCTCGCGGACTTCACCACGGTCGCGGCCCGCGAGGAGGCGCACCTGGCCGGTCTGGCCGAACGGGTGGCGCCGGCACCGGTGGTGCGGGTGCCGTTCCTGCGCTCGGACGTGCACGACCTCGACGGTCTGGCCGAGGTGGCTCGCCACCTATTCCCCCGGGAGGGCCGCCTGCGGGCCTGA
- a CDS encoding ArsA family ATPase: MGASEGKSLDPAQFFAAARVLIVAGKGGVGKTTVSAALARAAALTGLSTLIVEVEGKSGLAALFGQPPFDYQEVTLAVGGGPDAAGDVCARTLTPDDALVEYLQDHGMSRISRRLITTGALDVVATAAPGIKDILILGKVKQLEREGRFDLIVLDAPAAGHAITFLRSASGLLDAVRVGPIHSQARDVMDMLSDGSRCQVVLVTLPEETPVNELVETAFSLEDEIGLQLGPVVVNGLYPPIDGLDADPVGAAREAGAFLHAGEAEALASAAEFRRHRMALQQEQIDRLAERLPLPQIRLPYSFTADLGPDDVERLAGAFLAGVEELATL, encoded by the coding sequence GTGGGTGCCTCCGAGGGGAAGAGCTTGGACCCTGCGCAGTTCTTCGCAGCAGCCCGCGTGCTCATCGTGGCCGGGAAGGGCGGTGTCGGCAAAACCACGGTCAGCGCCGCGCTCGCCCGGGCCGCGGCGCTCACGGGCCTCTCGACGCTGATCGTCGAGGTCGAGGGCAAGAGCGGGCTGGCGGCGCTGTTCGGCCAGCCGCCGTTCGACTACCAAGAGGTGACCCTCGCGGTGGGGGGTGGCCCCGATGCCGCGGGTGACGTGTGCGCCCGCACCCTGACCCCCGACGACGCGCTGGTCGAGTACCTGCAGGACCACGGCATGAGCCGCATCTCCCGCCGGCTCATCACCACCGGCGCGCTGGACGTGGTCGCCACCGCGGCGCCGGGCATCAAGGACATCCTCATACTCGGCAAGGTCAAGCAGCTCGAGCGGGAGGGGCGCTTCGACCTCATCGTGCTCGACGCGCCCGCCGCCGGCCACGCCATCACCTTCCTGCGCTCCGCGAGCGGCCTGCTGGACGCGGTGCGCGTGGGGCCCATCCACAGCCAGGCCCGAGACGTCATGGACATGCTCTCGGACGGGTCGCGCTGCCAGGTCGTGCTGGTCACGCTACCGGAGGAGACACCGGTGAACGAGCTGGTCGAGACGGCGTTCAGCCTGGAGGACGAGATCGGACTCCAGTTGGGGCCGGTGGTGGTCAACGGCCTGTACCCACCGATCGACGGCCTCGACGCCGACCCCGTGGGCGCGGCCCGCGAGGCCGGCGCGTTCCTCCACGCGGGGGAGGCGGAGGCGCTGGCGTCCGCAGCCGAGTTCCGCCGGCACCGTATGGCGTTGCAGCAGGAGCAGATCGACCGGCTAGCCGAACGGCTGCCGCTGCCGCAGATCCGGCTCCCCTATTCGTTCACCGCGGACCTCGGACCTGACGACGTGGAGCGCCTCGCCGGGGCGTTCCTCGCCGGTGTCGAGGAGCTCGCCACGCTGTGA
- a CDS encoding NfeD family protein encodes MHLVRRLSTLGATLVALGVALLGVSPAHAQPDAASTVVDVVKVDGLFDPVLTDFVQRSVIEANQAGSTALVLQVDTDGAVVSEERFQELIDVIAGSQVPVDVWIGPSGSQMTGRPAQLLGVASEIAMAPGTRVGDAGTLDNPDLDQRRLDLIRDRTLNDAEAAQFGLTTQDGPTIGDFIVNLPGVETREVTAEDGQVRREPVTQVRFGQLSLIDQLMHTVASPAVAYLLFAAGLALMIFELFTAGVGVAGVVGAGSFVLACYGLAVLPSTWYGIALLCLSMVAFAVDVQTGVPRFWTGVGMVSFVVGSLVLYDGVSLSWVTLVVAIVGVALAFLAGMPSMVRTRFSTPTIGREWMIGEMGRAVTPIAPDGVVQIREALWRAYTNRATPIEELDRVRVVGIEGLVLEVEPEEGGARDYRDRGRRAGGS; translated from the coding sequence ATGCATCTGGTGCGCAGACTATCCACGCTCGGGGCGACCCTCGTCGCCCTCGGTGTCGCGCTTCTCGGAGTGTCGCCCGCTCACGCCCAGCCGGATGCGGCGTCCACGGTGGTCGACGTCGTCAAGGTTGACGGCTTGTTCGATCCGGTGCTGACCGACTTCGTGCAGCGTTCGGTCATCGAGGCGAATCAGGCGGGGTCGACGGCGCTGGTCCTGCAGGTCGACACCGACGGCGCGGTGGTGAGCGAAGAGCGCTTCCAGGAGCTCATCGACGTGATCGCCGGCTCGCAGGTGCCCGTCGACGTGTGGATCGGGCCGAGCGGATCGCAGATGACCGGGCGGCCCGCGCAGCTCCTCGGGGTGGCGAGCGAGATCGCCATGGCGCCAGGCACCCGGGTGGGGGATGCGGGCACGCTCGACAACCCGGACCTCGACCAGCGCCGGCTCGACCTGATCCGTGACCGCACCCTGAACGACGCCGAGGCCGCCCAGTTCGGCCTCACCACCCAGGACGGGCCGACCATCGGGGACTTCATCGTTAACCTGCCGGGGGTCGAGACCCGGGAGGTGACAGCCGAGGACGGCCAGGTGCGCCGGGAGCCGGTCACCCAGGTGCGCTTCGGGCAGCTCTCGCTCATCGACCAGCTCATGCACACGGTGGCCAGCCCGGCGGTGGCCTACCTGCTCTTCGCCGCCGGGCTGGCCCTGATGATCTTCGAGCTGTTCACCGCTGGGGTGGGCGTGGCGGGTGTGGTCGGCGCCGGCTCCTTCGTGCTCGCGTGCTACGGGCTCGCGGTGCTGCCCTCCACCTGGTACGGCATCGCGCTGCTGTGCCTCTCGATGGTCGCCTTCGCGGTCGACGTGCAGACCGGGGTCCCGCGCTTTTGGACCGGGGTGGGGATGGTCAGCTTCGTGGTCGGGTCGCTGGTCCTCTACGACGGGGTGTCGCTGTCGTGGGTCACCCTCGTGGTGGCGATCGTCGGGGTGGCGCTGGCCTTCCTTGCGGGCATGCCGTCGATGGTGCGCACCCGGTTCTCCACCCCGACCATCGGGCGGGAGTGGATGATCGGCGAGATGGGCCGGGCCGTCACCCCCATCGCCCCCGATGGCGTGGTGCAGATCCGTGAGGCTCTGTGGCGGGCCTACACCAACCGGGCCACGCCGATCGAGGAGCTCGACCGGGTGCGGGTGGTCGGCATCGAGGGGCTGGTGCTCGAGGTGGAGCCCGAAGAGGGCGGGGCCCGGGACTACCGGGACCGGGGTCGCCGGGCGGGCGGGAGCTGA
- a CDS encoding WhiB family transcriptional regulator codes for MKAACRGPQAAVFFPPAQFERKEDKLRREARAKEICLTCGVKKECLEYALSIREPHGIWGGLNEAERSRLLAERAG; via the coding sequence GTGAAGGCGGCGTGCAGGGGACCGCAAGCAGCCGTGTTCTTCCCGCCTGCGCAGTTCGAACGCAAGGAGGACAAGCTCCGGCGCGAAGCGCGGGCGAAGGAGATCTGCCTGACTTGCGGGGTCAAGAAGGAGTGCCTCGAGTACGCGCTCAGCATCCGGGAGCCGCACGGCATCTGGGGAGGGCTCAACGAGGCGGAGCGCAGCCGGCTGCTCGCGGAGCGGGCAGGCTGA